A genomic segment from Corylus avellana chromosome ca5, CavTom2PMs-1.0 encodes:
- the LOC132182684 gene encoding MYB-like transcription factor EOBII produces the protein MDRNRPSNSSQDVEVRKGPWTMEEDMILINYIANHGEGVWNTLAKSAGLKRTGKSCRLRWLNYLRPDVRRGNITAEEELLIVELHSKWGNRWSKIAKHLPGRTDNEIKNYWRTKIQKHIKQAEENLYGQTSDHQVNEQASSSQASSMNIDPMEAYSPPISIYQRNMEPIFPAPLPAAESNDSYWNMEDIWSMQLLNGDSIQ, from the exons ATGGATAGGAATAGACCGAGCAACTCATCCCAAGATGTTGAAGTGAGAAAAGGGCCATGGACCATGGAAGAAGATATGATTCTGATCAATTATATTGCAAATCATGGTGAAGGCGTATGGAACACCCTAGCCAAATCTGCTG GTCTAAAACGTACCGGAAAGAGTTGCCGGCTCCGATGGCTAAACTATCTCCGACCTGACGTTCGGAGAGGTAATATTACAGCTGAGGAAGAGCTCTTGATTGTGGAACTGCATTCCAAGTGGGGAAACAG GTGGTCAAAAATTGCAAAGCATCTGCCTGGAAGAACTGACAACGAAATAAAGAATTACTGGAGGACTAAAATCCAAAAGCATATTAAGCAAGCTGAAGAGAATTTATATGGACAGACTTCTGATCATCAGGTGAATGAGCAAGCAAGCTCAAGCCAAGCTTCTAGCATGAATATTGATCCCATGGAAGCCTACTCTCCACCAATATCAATATATCAAAGAAATATGGAGCCTATTTTCCCAGCCCCTTTACCCGCCGCTGAATCCAATGACAGCTATTGGAACATGGAGGACATCTGGTCTATGCAACTACTTAATGGGGATTCAAtacaatga